In the Anaerostipes caccae L1-92 genome, TCCTTGCGACGTTTTGAAGTCATTATAACATAAATCTCACACCTGTGGTTAGGGATTGAAAAAAATTCATACAGGAACTATAATGAAGGACAGCAGTTTTGGAAAGGAGACGAGACGATGGAAACAAAAGAAAATCTTTTATATCTGGATATCGAGACTACGGGACTTTCACCGGAAACTTCTGCCCTCTCCGTCATCGGATGCTGTGAGAAAGGCCGGGAGCCCAGGCAGTGGTTTAATGAATCCGGATTGGAACAAAAACAAATCCTCACCTCATTTTTAAGCTGTGCGGATTCTTATGACGTCATCGTCACTTATAACGGTGGGACCTTTGATCTTCCCTTTTTGAAAAAAAAGTGTGAGGAGTTTGGTCTTCCATATTCCTTAGATAGCAAACGCTGCATTGATCTTTATAAAAATCTCCGTTCCTTCAGGCACCTCCTCCCATTAAAAAATCTCAAACAAAAATCAGTGGAAGAATTCCTGGGGATTCAAAGAACGGACCGCATATCGGGACGGCAGCTGATCAAAGTTTATCAGGACTACATAAAAACAAAGGATCCGGAATTAAAATCTATGATTTTGCAGCATAATAAAGAGGACATCTTATCTCTTTCCCGGATCCAGTCCCTGCTGATCTTTGAGCCTTTGGCCGGCGGCCATTTTTCAGTGGAAGAACACAGCCTGTCGGAACATACTTTTTCTGTCCGCCTTTCTCTCCCTTTCAATACTCCGGTGCCACTTTCTTTTAAGAAATCAGGACATCGGCTTGAGATCTCCGGGGCAGAAGCAAACCTTCAATGTCCCCTGATACACGGCCAGCTGAAGCACTACCATAAAAATATAAAGGATTACCGTTATCTTCCTCTGGAAGACATTGTAATCCCTGTATCCATGGCCGCCTTTGTAGACCGGTCTGCAGTTTTAAAGCCGGTTCCGGAAAACTGTTATACCAGGTTTTGTCCGGATGAGACTTTCTGCTCCAACCCCGGTGACCTCTTTCAGTACTGCAAAGATATCGTATATTACTTACTTAGAAAGGATAAATAACATGAGACACTTATTACAAATGAGCTTCCTTTTCTTCGTCTGTCTGGCCGGGGAAGGGCTGGCTAAGCTGCTTCCGTTTGCGTTTCCGGGAAGTATCATGAGCATGTTCCTGCTCCTGCTCCTTCTGCTCTCAAAAATTGTAAAAGAGCATCAGATCCAGGATATCTGCGATTTCCTTCTCCATCACATGGCCTTTTTCTTTCTCCCCGCCGGAATCGGCATTATGGAAAAATACCAGCTGTTACAGGGCCGGATCATACCGTTTCTCCTGATCTGCCTGGTCACAACCGTCCTCACATTTTTTACTACTTCGTTATCTATGAGGCTCATCTTCGCCCTGCAAAAGAAAGGAAATGACTATGAAAGAACTGACTGCTAATCCAATGTTTCCAATCGCGCTTTCTCTCTGTGTCTATGAAGGATTCCGTATCCTGCAGAGAAAAACAAAAGTTTCTGCGCTGAATCCTCTTCTGCTCTCCATTGCATTCATCATTTTGTTTTTGAAGATATTTTCCATACCTCTTGAGGATTATAACAGCGGAGGTGCTGTCATCTCCATGTTCCTGGCTCCGGCCACCGCATCATTAGCTCTCTCCATCTACCGGGAATTTGATCTGCTGAAGAAGCACTGGCTGCCAATCCTCGTGAGCTGTTTTGTAGGTTCTGTGACATCTATGTTGAGTGTCTGTGTCCTCTGCCGTCTCTTTGGTTTCAATGAACATCTGACGGCCTCCCTGATTCCAAAATCCGTCACAACCCCGATCGCCATAGAAATCAGCAGTCAGCTTTCCGGCATTCCGTCCATCACGGTGGCTGCAGTTGTTATCACCGGAATTCTAGGAGCCGTGATCAGCCCTCTGCTGATCAAAATGTTTAAAGTCAAAGATCCTGCTGCCGCCGGTGTCTCCATCGGAACATGCAGCCATGCCGTCGGAACTTCCAAAGCAGTGGAACTGGGTGAAATCGAAGGAGCCATGAGCGGCATCTCCATAGGGATTTCCGGTATCATAACGGTCATTCTGGCATTAATACTTTTCTAAGAACAAAGTTGTCAAATGATTTCCTTACGCATCTGTGTACAACCCGCAGAGCGTTTTTATTCCATGGGACGAACTTTCTTATGAAATAAAAAACCCTGCGCAAAAAAAATTTACGCAGGGTTTTCTTCTTAGTTTCTTTTATTGCTCAGAGCTTCTTTAAACGCCTTAACAGAGCGGTTCACCACCAGTTCTTCCGGAAAATCAACTTCTGAAAGCAGGGCTTTTGCTTCATTCAGGTCACCTACCGCATATGGAGTATGCGCATCGCTGTTGACAATCACAGGAACATTATGCTTCCTGCACAGATCCAGCATCACAAAATAGTTTTCTCTGGCATTGACCCGGAAGCTTTCGGGGCAAAGGGAACTGTTGTTGACCTCTAACAGTGTTTTTGTCTCTTTTGCACCCAAAACCAGTGCTTCATAATTGATCGGAATCCTGCCGTCGTCGGGATGGCTTATGATATCCACCAGAGGATGCTTCATAGCTCCTAAGTATGCGGCAGTATTCTGTTCCTCATCTCCTATTTTATAACAAAGTTCATGGATTCCCGCAATTCTGATATCTAAAAATTCCTTCATCAATTCATTATCAAGGCTGAGTCTTCCGTTATAATCGATAATATTGATTTCTGACCCAAACATCATCTCGATGCCGTACAGCTGCCTCGGCAGTACTCTTAAGTTTTTAAAATAAATGTCTGTACAGGTTCCCGGAATCCCTTTGGCATGTTCCGTGATCCCAAACAGTTCAAAACCGCTCTCCGCTGCAGCAGCCGCCATCTCGCTGACGGTTCCAAATGCATGTCCGCTGGCAATCGTGTGAGAATGCACGTCTAATTTAAACTCCATAAATCTTACTCCTTCTTTTCAGTCAGTCTGATTCTTTCCCTCTTAAAAATTACACATTATGTTTTATCATACTATAAAGTAAAAGAAATTGGAACCTCT is a window encoding:
- a CDS encoding LrgB family protein, producing MKELTANPMFPIALSLCVYEGFRILQRKTKVSALNPLLLSIAFIILFLKIFSIPLEDYNSGGAVISMFLAPATASLALSIYREFDLLKKHWLPILVSCFVGSVTSMLSVCVLCRLFGFNEHLTASLIPKSVTTPIAIEISSQLSGIPSITVAAVVITGILGAVISPLLIKMFKVKDPAAAGVSIGTCSHAVGTSKAVELGEIEGAMSGISIGISGIITVILALILF
- a CDS encoding phosphatase — encoded protein: MEFKLDVHSHTIASGHAFGTVSEMAAAAAESGFELFGITEHAKGIPGTCTDIYFKNLRVLPRQLYGIEMMFGSEINIIDYNGRLSLDNELMKEFLDIRIAGIHELCYKIGDEEQNTAAYLGAMKHPLVDIISHPDDGRIPINYEALVLGAKETKTLLEVNNSSLCPESFRVNARENYFVMLDLCRKHNVPVIVNSDAHTPYAVGDLNEAKALLSEVDFPEELVVNRSVKAFKEALSNKRN
- a CDS encoding ribonuclease H-like domain-containing protein is translated as METKENLLYLDIETTGLSPETSALSVIGCCEKGREPRQWFNESGLEQKQILTSFLSCADSYDVIVTYNGGTFDLPFLKKKCEEFGLPYSLDSKRCIDLYKNLRSFRHLLPLKNLKQKSVEEFLGIQRTDRISGRQLIKVYQDYIKTKDPELKSMILQHNKEDILSLSRIQSLLIFEPLAGGHFSVEEHSLSEHTFSVRLSLPFNTPVPLSFKKSGHRLEISGAEANLQCPLIHGQLKHYHKNIKDYRYLPLEDIVIPVSMAAFVDRSAVLKPVPENCYTRFCPDETFCSNPGDLFQYCKDIVYYLLRKDK
- a CDS encoding CidA/LrgA family protein, which produces MRHLLQMSFLFFVCLAGEGLAKLLPFAFPGSIMSMFLLLLLLLSKIVKEHQIQDICDFLLHHMAFFFLPAGIGIMEKYQLLQGRIIPFLLICLVTTVLTFFTTSLSMRLIFALQKKGNDYERTDC